A genome region from Leifsonia sp. Root112D2 includes the following:
- the ettA gene encoding energy-dependent translational throttle protein EttA yields the protein MAEYIYSMVRARKAVGDKLILDDVTMSFLPGAKIGVVGPNGAGKSTILKIMAGLDTPSNGEAKLSPGYTVGILMQEPVLDESKTVLENVQEGVGEIKGKLDRFNEISAAMAEPDADFDTLLAEMGTLQEAIDAADAWDLDSQLEQAMDALRCPPSDARVDVLSGGEKRRVALCKLLLQKPDLLLLDEPTNHLDAESVLWLEQHLASYHGAVLAVTHDRYFLDHVAEWIAEVDRGHLYPYEGNYSTYLEKKQERLQVQGKRDQKLAKRLAEELDWVRSNAKGRQAKSKARLARYEEMATEAERTRKLDFEEIQIPVGPRLGAQVIDASKLKKGFGDRVLIDGLSFTLPRNGIVGIIGPNGVGKTTLFKTIVGLEPLDGGTLKVGETVDISYVDQSRGGIDPNKTLWEVVSDGQDYIQVGKTEVPSRAYVSTFGFKGPDQQKKAGVLSGGERNRLNLALTLKQGGNLLLLDEPTNDLDVETLSSLENALLEFPGCAVVITHDRWFLDRIATHILSYEGTEENPANWYWFEGNFESYEENKIERLGPDAAKPHRSAYRKLTRG from the coding sequence ATGGCCGAATACATTTACTCGATGGTCCGCGCTCGCAAGGCGGTCGGTGACAAGCTCATTCTCGACGATGTGACCATGTCATTCCTGCCGGGGGCGAAGATCGGCGTCGTCGGTCCGAACGGCGCGGGAAAGTCGACCATCCTCAAGATCATGGCTGGCCTTGACACCCCGAGCAACGGTGAGGCCAAGCTCTCGCCCGGCTACACCGTGGGCATTCTCATGCAGGAGCCGGTGCTTGACGAATCGAAGACGGTGCTCGAGAACGTGCAGGAGGGCGTCGGCGAGATCAAGGGCAAGCTCGACCGCTTCAACGAGATCTCCGCCGCGATGGCTGAGCCCGACGCCGACTTCGACACCCTGCTCGCCGAGATGGGCACCCTGCAGGAGGCCATCGACGCCGCGGATGCCTGGGACCTCGACTCCCAACTGGAACAGGCGATGGATGCCCTGCGATGCCCGCCGAGCGACGCCCGCGTCGACGTGCTCTCCGGTGGTGAAAAGCGCCGCGTTGCGCTCTGCAAGCTGCTGCTGCAGAAGCCCGATCTGCTGCTGCTCGATGAGCCCACAAACCACCTCGACGCCGAGAGCGTGCTCTGGCTCGAACAGCACTTGGCGAGCTATCACGGCGCCGTGCTCGCCGTGACACACGACCGGTATTTTCTCGACCACGTTGCGGAATGGATCGCCGAGGTCGACCGCGGCCACCTCTACCCGTACGAGGGCAACTACTCCACGTACCTCGAGAAGAAGCAGGAGCGCCTGCAGGTGCAGGGCAAGCGCGACCAGAAGCTCGCGAAGCGCCTCGCCGAAGAACTCGACTGGGTACGCAGCAACGCCAAGGGCCGCCAGGCCAAGTCCAAGGCCCGTCTCGCTCGCTACGAAGAGATGGCAACCGAGGCGGAGCGCACCAGAAAGCTGGACTTCGAGGAAATCCAGATTCCCGTCGGCCCCCGACTCGGCGCCCAGGTCATCGACGCGTCCAAGCTCAAGAAGGGCTTCGGCGACCGTGTTCTGATCGACGGCCTCAGCTTCACGCTTCCGCGCAACGGCATCGTGGGCATCATCGGCCCCAACGGCGTGGGAAAGACCACCCTGTTCAAGACCATCGTGGGCCTCGAACCGCTCGACGGCGGCACGCTCAAGGTCGGCGAGACGGTAGACATCTCCTACGTCGACCAGAGCCGCGGCGGAATCGATCCCAACAAGACGCTGTGGGAGGTCGTCTCAGACGGCCAGGACTACATTCAGGTCGGCAAGACCGAGGTGCCCTCGCGCGCCTACGTGTCGACCTTCGGCTTCAAGGGGCCAGACCAGCAGAAAAAGGCCGGAGTGCTCTCCGGTGGTGAGCGCAACCGCCTCAACCTGGCGCTCACGCTCAAGCAGGGTGGCAATCTGCTGCTGCTCGACGAACCGACAAACGACCTGGACGTCGAGACCCTCTCCAGTCTCGAAAACGCCCTGCTCGAGTTTCCCGGATGCGCCGTGGTGATCACTCACGACCGGTGGTTCCTCGACCGCATCGCGACCCACATCCTCTCGTACGAGGGCACCGAGGAGAACCCGGCCAATTGGTACTGGTTCGAGGGCAACTTCGAGTCCTACGAAGAGAACAAGATCGAGCGGCTCGGCCCCGACGCGGCCAAGCCACACCGCTCCGCCTACCGCAAGCTCACGAGAGGCTAG
- the ssb gene encoding single-stranded DNA-binding protein — MTDSITATGLVATELRDTTTSEGLRIVSFRLASSQRRFNKTENVWEYGPTNWFTVSTFRHLAENIAASIKKGDRVVVTGRLRIRTWEKDGKSGTVVEIDADAIGPDLMWGTAAFTRAVTSSSTSTASTSADGANADATTGAEAPAASSGFDPDEGNDAATNEATGWAVTEQPTLTSV, encoded by the coding sequence ATGACAGACAGCATCACAGCCACCGGGCTGGTGGCAACGGAACTACGCGACACCACGACGAGCGAGGGACTACGCATCGTGAGTTTTCGCCTGGCATCGAGCCAACGTCGATTCAACAAGACCGAGAACGTCTGGGAGTACGGGCCCACCAATTGGTTCACCGTCTCGACGTTCCGGCACCTGGCCGAGAACATCGCGGCCTCCATCAAGAAGGGCGACCGCGTCGTCGTGACGGGTCGGCTGCGCATTCGCACGTGGGAGAAGGACGGCAAGTCCGGCACGGTGGTGGAGATCGATGCGGATGCGATAGGTCCCGATCTCATGTGGGGTACAGCCGCTTTCACGCGCGCCGTCACCTCGAGTTCGACCAGCACAGCCTCGACGAGTGCTGACGGGGCGAATGCAGACGCGACGACGGGTGCGGAGGCGCCGGCGGCGAGTTCTGGCTTCGATCCCGATGAGGGCAACGACGCGGCCACAAACGAGGCCACCGGGTGGGCCGTGACCGAGCAACCGACGCTCACGAGCGTGTAG
- a CDS encoding Rieske (2Fe-2S) protein, translated as MTESPSITRRSLIAAGGASAIGAGALVLAACTPGGAETPAGSDQQASSGDAASPSTGSSSGSSTGTGASGGTAVAKLSDIPVGGTAKATLNGAPILLAQPTAGKVIAFSAICTHQGCTVAPAGKEFDCPCHGSRFAAATGKVLGGPAPSPLHKLTVTVTGDDVSVS; from the coding sequence ATGACCGAATCGCCATCCATCACCCGTCGCTCGCTCATCGCCGCCGGAGGGGCTTCCGCGATCGGAGCCGGCGCTCTGGTTCTGGCCGCGTGTACCCCGGGTGGAGCGGAGACGCCGGCCGGATCGGATCAGCAGGCGAGCTCAGGCGACGCGGCGAGCCCGAGTACGGGCTCAAGCAGCGGCTCGAGCACAGGCACGGGCGCTTCCGGCGGAACGGCCGTGGCGAAGCTCTCCGACATTCCCGTCGGTGGCACGGCCAAGGCAACCCTGAACGGCGCGCCCATCCTGCTCGCGCAGCCGACTGCCGGAAAGGTCATCGCCTTCAGCGCCATCTGCACGCATCAGGGTTGCACTGTCGCACCGGCTGGCAAAGAATTCGACTGCCCCTGTCACGGATCGCGCTTCGCTGCCGCCACCGGTAAAGTGCTGGGCGGGCCGGCGCCGAGCCCGCTGCACAAGCTGACCGTCACTGTCACCGGCGACGACGTCAGCGTCTCCTGA
- a CDS encoding sigma-70 family RNA polymerase sigma factor codes for MANDATQLLRELHDQHAPALRRYVVHLTGDHALADDVVQETLLRAWRRPRVLDQSETSARAWLFTVARNLVIDEKRSARARHELSTDEPPEGDSADDNSGDDAEALLDAWLVADALGDLSHDHRAVIVHAYYGGRSVAEVAHELDIPEGTVKSRLHYGMRALRLALQERGVTGR; via the coding sequence ATGGCGAACGACGCGACGCAGTTGCTGCGCGAGCTGCACGACCAGCACGCGCCCGCGCTGCGGCGATATGTTGTGCACCTCACTGGCGACCACGCGCTGGCCGACGACGTCGTGCAGGAGACGCTGCTGCGTGCGTGGCGCAGGCCCCGCGTGCTCGACCAGAGTGAGACATCCGCCCGTGCGTGGCTGTTCACCGTGGCTCGCAATCTGGTCATCGACGAGAAGCGCAGTGCTCGTGCGCGGCACGAGCTCTCCACCGATGAACCGCCCGAGGGCGACAGTGCCGACGACAACAGTGGCGACGATGCCGAGGCGCTGCTCGATGCCTGGCTGGTGGCGGATGCCCTCGGCGACCTTTCGCACGACCATCGCGCCGTCATCGTGCACGCGTACTACGGCGGACGATCTGTTGCGGAGGTGGCCCACGAACTCGATATTCCCGAGGGCACCGTCAAGTCGCGGCTGCACTACGGTATGAGGGCTCTGCGGCTCGCGCTTCAGGAACGAGGGGTGACGGGGCGATGA
- a CDS encoding acyl-CoA thioesterase — MTRLHVPIPLRWSDFDAYGHVNNAEMLRLFEEARIHAFWVTDEGDGKAQVDTLGTPLTTRVLDGRPGAATLTLIARQEIEYLLPIPYLRQPIDIQLWLGRLGGASLEVCYEVHSPLEASDDLIFARATTTIVLVDAATQRPRRITATERAAWEPYLEAPVAFSRR, encoded by the coding sequence GTGACCCGGTTGCATGTGCCCATACCCCTGCGCTGGAGCGATTTCGACGCCTATGGGCACGTCAACAACGCCGAGATGCTGCGCCTGTTCGAAGAGGCGCGCATCCACGCGTTCTGGGTGACCGACGAGGGCGATGGCAAGGCCCAGGTCGACACGCTCGGAACCCCGCTCACCACGCGCGTGCTCGATGGCCGTCCCGGCGCAGCCACCCTCACGCTGATAGCGCGGCAGGAGATCGAGTACCTGCTGCCGATTCCGTACCTGCGCCAGCCGATCGACATTCAACTCTGGTTGGGCAGGCTCGGTGGCGCCAGTCTCGAGGTCTGTTACGAGGTACATTCCCCGCTCGAGGCATCCGACGACCTGATCTTCGCTCGGGCGACGACAACGATCGTGCTGGTGGATGCCGCAACGCAGCGCCCGCGCCGCATCACGGCAACCGAGCGCGCGGCCTGGGAACCCTACCTCGAGGCGCCCGTGGCATTCAGCCGGCGCTAA
- a CDS encoding DUF2231 domain-containing protein, which translates to MEFNGLPLHILLVHVAVVLVPLSALCTLASAVWPAARRRLGIVTPLLALVVLILIPIVTDAGQWLQERVHTTPLIAAHAAIGLTLYPWVVAGFIVALVQWLWYWLVRRRGAERAPGRSIRWTVAVVLALASLTVAVGSTVLVVQIGESGARAVWQNSFSETPK; encoded by the coding sequence ATGGAATTCAACGGCCTGCCGCTGCACATTCTGCTCGTACACGTCGCCGTAGTGCTCGTGCCGCTCTCGGCGCTGTGCACACTCGCATCGGCGGTGTGGCCCGCCGCGCGACGACGGCTCGGCATCGTGACGCCGCTGCTGGCACTCGTGGTGCTCATCCTCATTCCCATCGTGACGGATGCCGGCCAATGGTTGCAGGAGCGCGTGCACACCACTCCGCTGATCGCCGCCCATGCCGCCATCGGGCTCACGCTCTACCCGTGGGTCGTCGCGGGCTTCATCGTGGCGCTCGTGCAGTGGCTCTGGTACTGGTTGGTGCGGCGCCGGGGGGCTGAGCGGGCTCCCGGTCGGAGCATCCGGTGGACCGTCGCCGTGGTGCTCGCCCTGGCGTCGCTGACGGTCGCCGTCGGTTCAACCGTGCTCGTGGTGCAGATCGGCGAGTCCGGCGCCCGGGCAGTGTGGCAGAACTCGTTCAGCGAGACGCCGAAGTAG
- a CDS encoding DUF6993 domain-containing protein, with the protein MGARHRSPRGTRAGLAALTALAVASVVVALTGCSAAAPDAGTTTSNASTGPSATFTERPKSTTGPVAPDAGETPAPTLRPKLSAAENLAAFNAVNEQVLVAHPSPGGRDFIDALVAAGFEKKNMQVTPDKTSIDLAAGSVQFSVLFNDKCLIGQWGSDGVGYHSEVASVMSTGKCLIGKTRPISW; encoded by the coding sequence ATGGGCGCTCGGCACCGCTCGCCCAGGGGCACGCGCGCAGGGCTCGCCGCGCTGACGGCGCTGGCAGTGGCATCCGTTGTCGTCGCCCTCACCGGTTGTTCTGCGGCCGCGCCTGACGCGGGTACGACGACGTCGAACGCGTCAACGGGCCCGAGCGCGACGTTCACCGAGCGCCCGAAGTCAACCACGGGCCCCGTCGCCCCCGACGCGGGGGAGACACCGGCTCCGACACTGCGGCCGAAGCTCAGCGCGGCCGAGAATCTCGCCGCCTTCAATGCGGTCAACGAGCAGGTTCTCGTGGCGCACCCCAGCCCGGGCGGCCGGGACTTCATCGACGCGCTCGTCGCCGCGGGGTTCGAGAAGAAGAACATGCAGGTGACGCCCGACAAGACGTCGATCGACCTTGCGGCCGGCTCTGTGCAGTTCTCGGTGCTCTTCAACGACAAATGCCTCATTGGCCAGTGGGGGTCTGACGGCGTGGGCTACCACAGCGAGGTGGCGAGCGTGATGTCCACCGGCAAATGCCTGATCGGCAAGACCCGCCCCATCAGCTGGTAG